From the Osmerus eperlanus chromosome 19, fOsmEpe2.1, whole genome shotgun sequence genome, one window contains:
- the wnt11f2 gene encoding protein Wnt-11 encodes MKYHVDLFLLTFMMNTHCCGGIIWLGLTVNGSSVGWNQTHHCKLLDGLAPDQLQLCRRNLELMHSIVHAAKLTKTTCQNTLSDMRWNCSSIENAPRFTPDLAKGTRESAFVFSLAAAVVSHSISTACSSGELPSCSCAPAPAEQAGPDFRWGGCGDNLRYGLQMGSAFSDAPMRNSRSGSQAFRLMHLHNNAVGRQALIESQDTKCKCHGVSGSCSVKTCWKGLRDIGYIATELKSKYLAATKVMHRYVGPRKLLVPRELDVRPVRESELVYLISSPDYCTHNDKHGSLGTQDRQCNKTTNDSGSCNLMCCGRGYNAYSERIVERCQCKYHWCCYVTCKKCEHTVERYVCK; translated from the exons ATGAAATACCACGTGGATTTATTTCTATTGACCTTTATGAtgaacacacactgctgtggtgGCATAATCTGGCT GGGCCTTACTGTTAATGGTAGCTCTGTTGGTTGGAATCAAACTCATCATTGCAAGCTGTTAGACGGACTGGCCCCCGATCAGCTGCAACTATGCCGGAGGAACCTCGAGCTCATGCACAGTATTGTCCACGCGGCAAAGTTGACCAAAACGACCTGTCAGAACACCTTAAGTGACATGCGATGGAATTGCTCATCCATTGAAAATGCACCTCGTTTTACGCCAGATTTAGCTAAAG GTACCAGAGAATCTGCGTTTGTGTTCTCGCTCGCCGCAGCCGTAGTTAGTCACTCTATCTCCACAGCCTGCTCATCTGGAGAGCTTCCGAGTTGCTCGTGCGCCCCGGCACCTGCGGAACAGGCAGGGCCCGACTTCAGATGGGGAGGATGTGGCGATAATCTACGGTACGGTCTTCAAATGGGTTCCGCTTTCTCGGATGCACCGATGAGAAACAGCAGATCCGGCTCACAGGCGTTCAGGCTGATGCATTTACACAACAACGCTGTTGGCAGACAG GCACTGATTGAATCCCAGGATACCAAATGCAAGTGCCATGGGGTGTCTGGCTCATGTTCCGTCAAAACATGTTGGAAAGGCCTCCGTGATATCGGCTACATCGCCACAGAGCTTAAATCCAAGTACCTGGCTGCCACTAAAGTGATGCATCGCTATGTGGGGCCGAGGAAGCTGCTGGTGCCCAGAGAGCTGGACGTGAgaccagtgagagagagcgagctggTCTACCTGATCAGTTCTCCAGATTACTGCACACACAACGACAAGCATGGATCTCTCGGCACACAGGACAG ACAGTGCAACAAGACAACCAATGACAGTGGGAGTTGCAATCTGATGTGCTGTGGCCGTGGCTACAATGCCTACTCAGAGAGGATTGTGGAAAGGTGTCAGTGCAAATACCACTGGTGCTGCTACGTCACATGCAAGAAATGTGAACATACGGTGGAGAGATATGTATGTAAGTGA